From one Rhizobium sp. CIAT894 genomic stretch:
- the gltA gene encoding citrate synthase translates to MTDQSATIKIGDKSVDLAVKSGTIGPSVIDIGALYKNTASFTYDPGFTSTASCESKITYIDGDEGVLLHRGYPIEQLAEHGDFLEVCYLLLYGELPTTAQKKDFDYRVTHHTMVHEQMSRFFTGFRRDAHPMAVMCGCVGALSAFYHDSTDITDPHQRMVASLRMIAKMPTLAAMAYKYHIGQPFVYPKNDLDYASNFLRMCFAVPCEEYVVNPVLARAMDRIFILHADHEQNASTSTVRLAGSSGANPFACIAAGIACLWGPAHGGANEAALNMLTEIGTVDRIPEYVARAKDKNDPFRLMGFGHRVYKNYDPRAKIMQKTTHEVLGELGIKDDPLLEVAMELERIALTDEYFIEKKLYPNIDFYSGITLKALGFPTTMFTVLFALARTVGWIAQWNEMIEDPEQRIGRPRQLYVGEPKRDYVPVSKR, encoded by the coding sequence ATGACGGATCAAAGCGCAACAATAAAAATCGGTGACAAATCAGTCGACCTCGCCGTCAAAAGCGGCACGATCGGCCCGAGCGTCATCGATATCGGTGCCCTCTACAAGAACACGGCTTCCTTCACCTACGATCCGGGTTTTACGTCGACCGCATCCTGTGAATCGAAAATCACCTACATCGACGGCGACGAAGGTGTTTTGCTGCACCGCGGCTATCCGATCGAGCAGCTGGCCGAGCACGGCGACTTCCTCGAGGTCTGCTACCTGCTTCTCTACGGAGAATTGCCGACCACCGCGCAGAAGAAGGATTTCGATTATCGCGTCACGCACCACACCATGGTGCACGAGCAGATGAGCCGCTTCTTCACCGGCTTCCGCCGCGACGCACATCCGATGGCCGTCATGTGCGGCTGCGTCGGCGCGCTGTCGGCCTTCTATCATGACTCCACCGACATCACCGATCCGCACCAGCGCATGGTCGCCAGCCTGCGCATGATCGCCAAGATGCCGACGCTTGCCGCCATGGCCTACAAGTACCATATCGGCCAGCCCTTCGTTTACCCGAAGAACGACCTCGACTACGCCTCGAACTTCCTGCGCATGTGCTTTGCCGTGCCCTGCGAGGAATATGTGGTCAATCCGGTGCTTGCCCGCGCCATGGACCGCATCTTCATCCTGCATGCCGACCATGAGCAGAACGCTTCGACCTCGACGGTCCGCCTCGCCGGCTCGTCGGGCGCCAACCCGTTCGCCTGCATCGCCGCCGGCATCGCCTGCCTGTGGGGCCCTGCCCATGGCGGCGCCAACGAAGCGGCTCTCAACATGCTGACGGAAATCGGCACCGTTGACCGCATTCCGGAATATGTCGCCCGCGCCAAGGACAAGAACGATCCGTTCCGCCTGATGGGCTTCGGTCACCGCGTCTACAAGAACTACGATCCGCGCGCCAAGATCATGCAGAAGACGACGCATGAAGTGCTCGGCGAACTTGGTATCAAGGACGATCCGCTGCTCGAAGTGGCGATGGAGCTGGAGCGCATCGCTCTCACCGACGAATATTTCATCGAGAAGAAGCTCTATCCGAACATCGACTTCTATTCCGGCATCACGCTGAAAGCGCTGGGCTTCCCCACGACCATGTTCACCGTGCTGTTCGCGCTCGCCCGCACCGTCGGCTGGATCGCCCAGTGGAACGAGATGATCGAAGATCCGGAACAGCGCATCGGCCGTCCGCGCCAGCTCTATGTCGGCGAACCGAAGCGCGATTACGTGCCGGTTTCGAAGCGCTGA
- the lpxB gene encoding lipid-A-disaccharide synthase has translation MNGTPLKIAVIAGEVSGDLLGADLIAALKRIHGGPVELVGVGGEGLQAEGLTSLFDFSELSIMGITQVLSRLPRLYTLIRQTTAAIIAARPDILLIIDSPDFTHRVAKRVRSALPDLPVVNYVCPSVWAWKEYRATRMLAYVDHVLAILPFEPATMRALGGPPTTYVGHRLTADPALLETRSLRAGRQAGNGTVLLLPGSRASEIKKLLPYFEVATQELVARNGSMRFVLPTVPHRQALVREMTAKWAVQPEIVVGAEAKWKAFTQADAAMAASGTVILELALADVPVVSAYKVDWIMRMLTASIKTWTGALPNLIADYAVVPEYLNDVVRGASLARWMERLSADTYQLKAMKEGYQLIWQRMQTEIPPGEHSAQIVLAVLANKKPGHS, from the coding sequence ATGAACGGGACGCCGCTGAAGATCGCCGTCATTGCCGGCGAGGTCTCGGGTGATCTGCTCGGCGCCGATCTCATCGCCGCCCTGAAGCGAATTCACGGCGGGCCGGTGGAACTCGTGGGCGTCGGCGGCGAGGGGCTGCAGGCCGAAGGCTTGACATCCCTATTCGATTTTTCCGAGCTTTCGATCATGGGCATCACCCAGGTGCTGAGCCGGCTGCCAAGGCTCTATACGCTGATCCGCCAGACGACCGCCGCCATTATCGCCGCACGGCCCGACATTCTGCTGATCATCGACAGCCCGGATTTCACCCATCGCGTCGCGAAGCGAGTCCGCAGCGCGCTGCCCGATCTGCCTGTCGTCAATTATGTCTGTCCGAGTGTGTGGGCCTGGAAGGAATATCGCGCCACGCGCATGCTTGCCTATGTCGATCACGTGCTCGCCATCCTGCCCTTCGAGCCGGCAACGATGCGCGCACTCGGCGGGCCGCCGACGACCTATGTCGGGCATCGCCTGACGGCCGACCCCGCGCTGCTGGAAACCCGGAGCCTGCGCGCCGGCAGACAAGCCGGCAACGGTACAGTCCTTCTTCTTCCCGGATCGCGCGCCTCCGAGATCAAGAAACTCCTGCCTTACTTCGAGGTCGCAACGCAGGAGCTCGTCGCCCGCAACGGCTCGATGCGCTTCGTTCTGCCGACCGTGCCGCACAGGCAAGCGCTTGTTCGCGAAATGACGGCGAAATGGGCGGTACAGCCGGAGATCGTCGTTGGCGCGGAAGCCAAATGGAAAGCCTTCACGCAGGCCGATGCAGCCATGGCTGCGTCCGGAACCGTTATTCTTGAGCTTGCACTTGCCGACGTTCCCGTCGTCTCCGCCTACAAGGTCGACTGGATCATGCGCATGCTGACGGCGAGCATCAAGACCTGGACCGGCGCGCTGCCGAACCTGATTGCCGATTATGCGGTCGTACCGGAATATCTGAACGATGTCGTTCGTGGCGCAAGCCTGGCGCGCTGGATGGAAAGGCTGTCGGCCGACACCTACCAGCTCAAGGCAATGAAGGAAGGCTACCAACTTATCTGGCAGCGAATGCAGACGGAAATACCGCCTGGAGAACATTCCGCGCAGATCGTGCTTGCTGTTTTAGCCAACAAAAAACCCGGCCATTCCTGA
- a CDS encoding LpxI family protein yields the protein MDLSGDTAAGRLAIIAGGGLLPSYVAEAARAAGENPVIVALKDESDRRWEGYDHAVVGIGDFAALDGLFNRYGVSRVVMSGSVRRRPEWREVRPTLRILMKVPAAIRTLLSGGDDTVLQMVIRLIEGNGRRVVGAHEIAPDLLASIGPLGAVAPGEEDRRDIARAAEAAETLGRLDIGQGAVSIGGRVVALEGLEGTDEMLERVAGLRAAGRISPRRRGALVKLCKPQQDIRADLPAIGVSTILNAKRAGLGGIAVEAGRSLVLDRAAVIKVADEAGLFVCGIDRGLPTWGLE from the coding sequence GTGGATTTGTCAGGCGACACTGCTGCGGGCCGGCTGGCGATCATCGCCGGCGGTGGTCTTCTGCCTTCCTATGTCGCCGAAGCTGCGCGCGCGGCGGGTGAAAATCCCGTCATCGTCGCGCTGAAGGACGAGAGCGATCGGCGCTGGGAAGGTTATGACCACGCCGTCGTCGGCATCGGTGATTTCGCCGCCCTCGATGGCCTCTTCAACCGCTACGGCGTCAGCCGCGTCGTCATGTCCGGCAGCGTACGCCGCCGGCCGGAGTGGCGCGAGGTGCGCCCGACACTGCGTATCCTGATGAAGGTGCCGGCCGCCATCCGCACGCTGCTCTCCGGCGGCGACGACACGGTTCTGCAGATGGTGATCCGGCTGATCGAGGGAAACGGCCGCCGCGTCGTCGGCGCCCATGAAATCGCTCCTGATCTGCTTGCCTCCATCGGCCCCCTTGGCGCGGTCGCGCCCGGTGAGGAAGATCGCCGCGATATTGCCCGCGCTGCCGAAGCCGCCGAAACGCTCGGCCGGCTCGATATCGGGCAGGGCGCCGTCAGCATCGGCGGGCGCGTCGTTGCCCTGGAGGGGCTGGAGGGCACGGATGAGATGCTGGAACGTGTTGCAGGCCTCAGAGCCGCCGGGCGCATCTCGCCGCGGCGCCGCGGCGCGCTCGTCAAGCTCTGCAAGCCGCAACAGGATATTCGCGCCGACTTGCCGGCGATCGGTGTCTCGACGATCCTGAACGCAAAAAGAGCCGGTCTCGGCGGTATTGCCGTCGAGGCGGGCCGCTCGCTGGTGCTCGATCGCGCCGCCGTCATCAAGGTTGCCGATGAGGCCGGACTTTTTGTCTGCGGCATCGATCGGGGATTGCCGACATGGGGGCTCGAATGA